Part of the Candidatus Eisenbacteria bacterium genome, CGGCACCGTCGAAGGAGACGCGGGGCAGCTCCATCAGGTCCTCATGAACCTCTGCCGCAACGCCTCCGACGCGATCCGTGGCGCGGGCGGCAAGGAGGGGGAGATCCGCATCAAGACCCGGGCCGACCAGAAGGGATACGTGCGCGTCGAGGTGGAGGACACCGGCCCCGGCGTTCCTGCCAAGCTGAAGGCGCGGATCTTCGAGCCGGGGTTCACCACGAAGCCGGACGGGCACGGATTCGGCCTGGCGACGACGTTCCGCATAGTCGAAAACCACAAGGGAAGGATCTGGGTCGAGGATCGACCGGGCGGCGGGGCCAGGTTCATCTTCGTCTGGCCGCAGGGGAAGCCATCCGATAGGAGCGCTCTGGCAGCATAACATGTTGTATTGTACTGGAGTTATGCTATTCTTGAAAAACTGGGCCCGGTCGACCGGCGACCCGCCCCCATCCGGTCTTCGGGGCGCGCCGCCGCGCCGAAGCCGGCGGCCTTGATTCGACTTGACCGGTCTTGGGTCCGCCCGTTAGGCTCCCGCCGATTGCAGGCGGTCGCCGGGATGCGGCGCGTACCGGGCTTTCCCAGGGGAGGGGCATGACGCTCATCAGGATCCGGCGGTGGGGCGCGTGGCTCGCGAGCGGAGCGGCCGGCGCGCTCATCCTTCTGATTCTGCGGATCCACGGAGCGTCGCTGCCGGGGGGGCCGAAGCCCCTCGAGGAGGAATCGCTCTCCGAGCAGCTGCTTACCTATACCGAGGCCGACACTGTTCACCGCGGCGACACACTCTCGGGACTGCTCCTGAGGAATCGCGTCGACGTTCTGCAGATCCAGGAGATCCTGAGGGAGATCAGGACGCGCAACTACTTCTCGCCCCGCGCCCTTCGCAGGGGTCAGGTCCTGGAGTTCACCCGCGACGAGTGGGCCAACCTCGTGCGCCTCACGATCCGCCTTTCGCCGGAGGAGATCTTCGTCTTCGAGACGGGGGCGGATTCGCTCCGATCCTTCGCCCAGGCCGTAGACTCGGAGATGAGGGTGCGCAAGCTCTCGGGCACCGTCAAGTCGACCCTGGAGGAAGCGCTCTTGACGGCCGGTGGAGACTATGGCCTCTCGATCAAACTCGCGGACATCCTTGCCTGCGACATCGACTTCTGCACTGAAGTGCGCAAGGGCGATCGTTTCTCGCTCCTCGTCGAGGAGCGGTATGTCGACGGGACCTTCCTGAGTCACGGCGAGATCCTCTATGGATGGTACGAGGGAGAGGAGGCGAGCGGCAGCTGCGTCTACTTCCGTCCGACGGGCGGCAAAGGGGGCTACTACGACGCGGAGGGGAAGAGCCTCCAGCGGACGTTTCTGAAGAGCCCGCTCAACTACCGCCGCATCTCCTCGCACTTCTCCAAGAAGAGGTTCCATCCGATCCTCAAGAGATGGCGGCCCCATCACGGCGTCGACTACGCGGCGGCCGAGGGGACCCCGGTGGTCGCCGTCGCCGACGGCACCATCGAGTACGCCGGCTGGAAGGGCGGGTACGGCCGCTATGTGAAGATCCGGCACAACCGCGGTTACGCGACCTGCTACGGGCACTTGCGGAACGTCGCTTCAGGCGTCCGCGGGGGGGCTCGCATCAAGCAGGGGGACCGTGTCGGGACTGTGGGCAAGACCGGCCTGGCGACCGGACCTCATCTCCACTACGAGGTGATCGAGAACGGGAGGTCGGTCAATCCTCTTGCCCTCAAGACCTATCCGGCCGAGCCGATCGGTTCGGCGCAGCTGCCCGACTTCCAGAGGCTCGTGGCGGAGATGCAGGCCGCCGACGGGGACATGATCGCCGGCGCCGTCCTCTCCCCGAACGCATGGCAGGATCTGCTCGCCCAGAACAGCGCGTCCGACCTCCCCTCCGGCCCCAATTGACACTCTCGCGGATCGGATGCTAGCGTCTGTGTTCGGGGCTCGAGCCCCGGTGCCGCGTCCGCACGGGACTGTCGAGAGTGAAGGGGGAGGGGCGTGCCGAGTTCGAACCTGGAGACCTACTTGAGGTCCTTCCGGTCTGACCGCCAGCTCCGATCTTTCCAGGAACCGATTCAGGAAGATCTTGCGCGGATGCAGCATTCGCTCCGCGCCTTCTTCCGCTCCCGCGTCATGCTGATAGAGGAGGTGGGCGACCACCTTCTGGAGATGTCGGGCAAGCGCTTTCGCCCCGCCCTGACCCTCCTGATCTCGAGGCTCGGCGGGGAGCCCAGGCGCGATCCCGTGGCCGCGGCCTGTGTGATTGAGCTGATCCACACCGCCACGCTGGTCCACGATGACACGATCGACAAGAGCGCGCTGCGGCGCGGCATGCCGACGATCAACTCGCTCTACAACGACCTGGTCTCGACGATCTTCGGCGACTACATCTACACGAAGGCGCTCGTGGAGCTGATCGACCGCAACGACGACGACCTCTTCCGGGTCGTCACGCGCACGACCTATCAAATGTCGATCGGCGAGATGCTCCAGATCCAGCAGAAGCGATGCGCGTCGCTCAAGGAAGCCGAATACCTGGAGCTGGTCGACGCCAAGACCGCCTCGCTCATGGCCGCTTCATGCGAGGTCGGGGCGCTCATCGCCGACCTGTCCCCCGAACAGGTCGAGTCGCTTCGCGCCTTCGGGACCGATCTGGGCCGCGCCTACCAGATCACCGACGACATCTTCGACTACGTCGGCGACACAGGCGAGCTGGGAAAGTACGGGCTCTCCGATCTGGCGGAGGGGAAGGTCACGTTGCCGCTCATTCGCGCCCTCGGAGCCTGCGACGGCCGCGACCGTAGCCGCGTGGAGCAGATCCTCCGGAGTCCCGAGCTGAAAGGAGAGGATTGGCGTTTCGTCCTCGAGCTGCTGGCCTCGACGGGGGCGCTGGAGGAGTGCCGCCGCACGGCTCTCGATCTGGCGGGTCAGGCCGTTGGCCGCCTGGACGGATTCAACCCCTCGCCGTACCTCGACGGCCTTCGCGAGGCGGTCGAGTACGCAGTCAAGAGGAGCCATTGAAGCAGGGCCGTTCTCCTCGTCCCCTGGGGCAGAAAAGCCTGGCCAGGAAGATCGCCCGCCTGGCGCTCGAGAAGAAGGGGGAAGAGGTTCTGATCCTCGACCTCTCCGGTCTCTCCGCTGCATGCGACTACTTCGTGGTCTGTTCCGCCGGCTCCGAGCTGCAGGTCCAGGCGGTGGCCGATCACATAGAGAAGAAGCTGGCAGAGAGGGGGCAGCCCCCCTGGCATGTCGAGGGAAGGAGCCACCGGCGCTGGATCCTCCTCGATTTCGTCGACGTGGTCGTGCACGTCTTCCATAGAGAAACGAGGCAGTACTACCTGCTTGAGAAGCTCTGGGGCGACGCGGAGGTGACGGAGGTGCGGGAGCCGAAGAGGCGCGCGAGGGCGGAGGGGTGAGCGAGATCCTCGTCGTTGGATCAGTGGCCCTCGACACGATCCACACGCCGGGCGGAAGCGTCGCGGACGCGCTGGGCGGATCCGCGAGCTACTTCGCGCTGTCGGCGGCTCTCTATGTGCCGGTCCGCGTCGTCGCGGTCGTCGGCGACGACTTCTCCGAGGAGCACCGGGACGTGCTGGCATCGCGCTCGGTCGATCTGGCCGGGCTTCAGATCGCGAGCGGGAAGACCTTCCGTTGGGAGGGAATCTACGGCTCCGACATGAACGAGCGGACGACGGTGAGCACCGAGCTGAATGTCTTCGAGACGTTTCACCCCGTTCTGCCCGAGAGCTACAGGCAGGCCGGGGCCGTCTTCCTGGCGAACATCGACCCCCTCCTGCAGGAGGAGGTCCTCGATCAGCTCTCGTCTCCCTGGCTCGTCGTCCTGGATACGATGAACTACTGGATCGCCCATCGGAGGGCAGAGCTCCTGCGCGTGCTGCGTCGCGTGAACCTCTTCCTCATCAACGAAGGCGAGGCCAGGCAGCTGACGGGGGCCGACTCGATTCTCAGGGCCGCCGAGGGGATCAGGATGATGGGCCCCTCCACCGTCGTGATCAAGCGAGGGGAGTACGGCGCGCTCGCGAGGACGGAGCGGGGATGGTTTTCGCTCCCGGCCTATCCCGTTGAGACGCTCAAGGACCCCACTGGAGCCGGGGACAGCTTCGCGGGCGGAATGATCGGCCACATCGCCGAGAAGGGGACGGTGGACGAGGCCAGCATCCGCAGGGGCATGGCGCACGGGACGGCGGTCGCATCGTACGCGGTCGAGGAGTTCGGCGTCGGCGGCCTTCTCGAGATCCGCGAAGGGGCTCTGCGCGCGAGGGTGCGATCTCTCTCCGAGATGACGCGGTTCGATCCGGACTAGACGGCGTGGATTCGGCATGGGCGCGAC contains:
- the rsfS gene encoding ribosome silencing factor — translated: MGQKSLARKIARLALEKKGEEVLILDLSGLSAACDYFVVCSAGSELQVQAVADHIEKKLAERGQPPWHVEGRSHRRWILLDFVDVVVHVFHRETRQYYLLEKLWGDAEVTEVREPKRRARAEG
- a CDS encoding sugar kinase, producing the protein MLVVGSVALDTIHTPGGSVADALGGSASYFALSAALYVPVRVVAVVGDDFSEEHRDVLASRSVDLAGLQIASGKTFRWEGIYGSDMNERTTVSTELNVFETFHPVLPESYRQAGAVFLANIDPLLQEEVLDQLSSPWLVVLDTMNYWIAHRRAELLRVLRRVNLFLINEGEARQLTGADSILRAAEGIRMMGPSTVVIKRGEYGALARTERGWFSLPAYPVETLKDPTGAGDSFAGGMIGHIAEKGTVDEASIRRGMAHGTAVASYAVEEFGVGGLLEIREGALRARVRSLSEMTRFDPD
- a CDS encoding polyprenyl synthetase family protein, with the translated sequence MQHSLRAFFRSRVMLIEEVGDHLLEMSGKRFRPALTLLISRLGGEPRRDPVAAACVIELIHTATLVHDDTIDKSALRRGMPTINSLYNDLVSTIFGDYIYTKALVELIDRNDDDLFRVVTRTTYQMSIGEMLQIQQKRCASLKEAEYLELVDAKTASLMAASCEVGALIADLSPEQVESLRAFGTDLGRAYQITDDIFDYVGDTGELGKYGLSDLAEGKVTLPLIRALGACDGRDRSRVEQILRSPELKGEDWRFVLELLASTGALEECRRTALDLAGQAVGRLDGFNPSPYLDGLREAVEYAVKRSH